In Ostrea edulis chromosome 4, xbOstEdul1.1, whole genome shotgun sequence, a single window of DNA contains:
- the LOC125668769 gene encoding glutamate-rich WD repeat-containing protein 1-like has product MADNNKEDHVDDEMMDDDDEMEDIEEEGEDEGDDEMGEESGGTKVYLPGDPISEGEELVCDESAYIMYHQAQTGAPCLSFDILLDTLGDKREEFPFTCYGVSGSQSAKGHQNHVIVLKMSNLTRTSKPKDENDEEESDSDSDEDDDSKPELETALVKHTGCVNRIRATAIGDKKIAATWSETGKVHIWDLTRPLNAVNDSSIMSTYVRNEESPPPIFTFKGHQVEGFAMDWSPLTPGRLATGDCNKNIHLWTLKDGGSWHVDQRPYNAHTSSVEDIQWSPTEANVFASCSVDRTIRVWDARAAPSKACMITAKEAHDRDINVIHWNRKDPFIASGGDDGVIKIWDLRQIQKGKPAASFKHHTAPITSIEWNPNDNSVFAASGSDDQISIWDLAVEKDNSESSSAGEEDPNVPPQLLFIHQGQTDIKELHWHPQLPGVIISTAHSGLNVFRTISV; this is encoded by the exons ATGGCTGACAATAACAAGGAGGACCATGTGGACGATGAAATGatggatgatgatgatgaaatgGAAGACATTGAGGAAGAAGGAGAGGATGAGGGAGACGATGAAATGGGTGAAGAATCTGGTGGAACGAAAGTTTATCTTCCAGGAGACCCGATATCTGAAGGAGAGGAGTTAGTTTGTGATGAGTCTGCCTATATTATGTATCACCAAGCCCAAACTG GGGCGCCTTGTTTAAGCTTTGACATTCTGCTGGATACACTGGGTGACAAAAGAGAAGAATTTCCATTTACCTGCTATGGCGTTTCTGGTTCACAAAGTGCAAAAGGACATCAAAATCATGTGATAGTGCTGAAGATGAGCAATTTAACTCGTACCTCGAAACCCAAAGATGAAAATGATGAGGAGGAAAGTGATTCAGACAGTGATGAAGATGATGACAGCAAACCAGAGTTGGAAACAGCTCTTGTTAAACACACAGGATGTGTCAACAGAATAAGG gCAACAGCCATAGGAGACAAGAAAATCGCAGCAACATGGTCCGAGACAGGCAAAGTACACATCTGGGACCTGACACGCCCCCTCAACGCTGTCAACGATTCCAGTATCATGTCTACATATGTTAGAAATGAGGAGTCGCCACCGCCAATATTCACATTTAAGGGGCATCAGGTAGAGGGGTTTGCCATGGACTGGTCCCCATTGACACCAG GTCGCCTGGCCACAGGAGACTGCAACAAGAATATCCACTTGTGGACATTGAAAGATGGTGGGTCCTGGCATGTTGACCAGCGGCCATACAACGCCCACACCTCATCTGTTGAGGACATACAGTGGTCACCTACTGAAGCCAAT GTGTTCGCCTCGTGTTCTGTAGACAGAACTATCCGGGTGTGGGATGCCCGGGCAGCCCCGTCCAAGGCCTGTATGATCACCGCCAAAGAGGCTCATGACCGGGACATTAACGTCATTCACTGGAACAGGAAGGACCCCTTTATTGCTTCAGGGGGAGATGATGGTGTTATCAAGATCTGGGATCTGCGACAAATTCAG aaAGGAAAACCAGCAGCATCCTTCAAGCACCACACGGCCCCCATTACCTCCATCGAGTGGAATCCCAACGACAACTCCGTGTTTGCAGCCTCGGGCTCAGACGACCAGATTTCTATATGGGACTTAGCCGTGGAAAAAGACAACAGTGAGTCTAGCTCTGCCGGTGAGGAGGATCCAAACGTCCCCCCTCAGTTACTATTTATACACCAGGGACAGACGGACATTAAGGAACTACACTGGCACCCCCAGTTACCCGGGGTCATCATTAGCACAGCTCACAGTGGATTAAATGTTTTCAGGACCATCAGTGTGTGA
- the LOC125668762 gene encoding golgin subfamily A member 6-like protein 26 isoform X15, translating to MQNSVLWKKLYHNPSQYVKPREATVLSARMPREVTPEDYRLEKGAKTDRPPVATQFPSRYGYLPEINSPRPPDKSLVPVNGRKASPAGFNPNYDLDADERIRQLEVRLNVAEKSNRALLEEVLRLQGDVKTTNRRNEEVLREEKGSRHNLESAMKINNELITQLSARIKDAEEKLSEEKTALSSLVNHTKGVEQAVKSSQNELIAKKDVQSQKLIEMRAEIEELQGTKNQLERICFSMADDIRTLKMKMDQQSSELGTVSSELKNKSKKLEDDNRNQLEALRKTSNVQSQSDQQTTQLRGQVETRLSELRDVLVDVRAKQESEINERRTLEQQMSKKIYELQQSLSEANRRRDEGMHSMDILLREKDHASQADKLNLTSKVADTVEDVNKKLLSKEIKIREEMQERYLQLERLIHQEQQTRRESERAMREDTERKFLTLKHTIEELNLDVKEQFKNEKVKTKDTISKLDESISIVEKQSAENRKQFEKVMGAEISQRKMHEASTVEKLASVNEKLQIATSSLQQSIGGITQAMSSQNEKLKREVRGLVMEQKEASTRAMTDLDARMGYMKTRMNDFEEKLEARVATMIKKFENKEEKEQMEATAVLSQNLREKVDAISLWQDTTQQTIKQLSTSVTKLPEDLYALQEKQSLMKTDMDSRFNAESDARTKESEILKAEIQNLKQRHDPLPATKSDLDNIAAAASADPQVQGSVRKLADSIQTVKTVLGMKIQSEQKLRVSGLENLQVQVNQVKANTGMSNIYTGQPDYLRQDNDLDTGLGSWDDPTPNTSSMKNPSSSVDQHPSTSRDEGKDSNTQMGTIPEGGESNRKTPVSPIKGGKNKTPTNSRTVTPSKSRNVTPTQSRNNTPTQPSRNVTPTQSRNNTPTQPSRNVTPNTGRKNSPTKSPSPSTGKNGNITNRSGNKTNRENGNEATQDGNQTANNLADV from the exons ATGCAAAATAGTGTGTTGTGGAAAAAGCTTTATCACAACCCCTCCCAGTATGTTAAACCAAGGGAGGCCACGGTGTTGTCTGCACGAATGCCAAGGGAGGTCACTCCTGAAGACTACCGCTTGGAAAAGGGGGCGAAGACTGACAG GCCGCCTGTTGCCACACAGTTTCCATCCAGGTATGGGTATCTTCCCGAAATCAATTCCCCCAGACCTCCAGATAAAAGTCTTGTGCCAGTAAATGGCCGAAAAGCCAGCCCAGCTGGATTTAATCCAAACTATGACCTTGATGCAGATGAGCGGATTCGTCAGTTGGAGGTTCGTTTAAATGTAGCAGAAAAATCAAATCGAGCTCTTCTAGAGGAAGTGCTCAGACTGCAAGGTGATGTAAAGACTACAAATCGTAGAAATGAAGAAGTTCTACGTGAGGAAAAGGGCTCTCGACACAATCTGGAGTCAGCCATGAAAATAAACAACGAACTTATCACCCAGTTAAGTGCTAGAATCAAAGATGCAGAGGAGAAATTGTCAGAGGAGAAAACAGCCTTGTCATCACTTGTCAATCACACAAAAGGGGTGGAGCAAGCTGTTAAAAGTAGTCAGAATGAACTGATAGCCAAAAAAGATGTACAATCTCAAAA ACTTATCGAGATGAGGGCTGAGATTGAGGAATTGCAAGGAACCAAGAACCAGCTGGAACGAATTTGTTTCTCCATGGCTGATGACATCAGAACCCTGAAAATGAAAATGGATCAGCAATCATCAGAACTTGGCACAGTCTCATCTGAACTAAAAAATAAGTCCAAGAAACTAGAGGATGACAACAGAAATCAG CTGGAGGCATTGAGAAAAACATCTAATGTTCAATCCCAGTCTGACCAACAGACGACACAACTCCGGGGACAGGTGGAAACCAG GTTATCAGAGCTTAGAGATGTTCTGGTGGATGTCCGAGCCAAACAGGAGTCTGAAATCAACGAAAGGAGAACCTTGGAGCAGCAAATGTCAAAAAA AATCTATGAATTACAACAGTCGCTGAGTGAAGCCAATCGACGGCGAGACGAGGGCATGCATTCAATGGATATCTTACTGAGAGAGAAAGACCATGCCAGCCAGGCCGACAAACTCAATCTGACATCTAAAGTCGCAGACACCGTGGAGGATGTCAACAAAAAACTTCTGTCTAAGGAAATCAAAATCAGGGAAGAAATGCAGGAGAGATACCTACAGCTGGAAAGG CTGATACATCAAGAGCAACAGACCCGGCGAGAATCAGAAAGGGCGATGAGGGAGGACACTGAGAGGAAATTCCTGACGCTGAAGCACACCATCGAGGAACTGAATCTGGATGTCAAGGAACAGTTCAAG AATGAgaaagttaaaacaaaagacACAATATCAAAGTTAGATGAATCCATTTCGATTGTGGAAAAGCAATCTGCTGAAAACAGGAAGCAGTTTGAGAAAGTGATGGGTGCTGAAATTAGTCAAAG GAAAATGCATGAGGCAAGTACTGTGGAAAAGTTGGCCAGTGTCAATGAGAAATTACAGATTGCTACCTCTTCCCTTCAGCAGTCAATAGGGGGAATAACTCAGGCCATGTCAAGCCAGAATGAAAAG TTGAAGAGAGAGGTGCGAGGATTAGTTATGGAACAGAAGGAGGCCAGCACAAGAGCCATGACAGATCTGGACGCCAGGATGGGCTACATGAAGACGCGCATGAATGATTTCGAGGAGAAGCTGGAGGCCCGAGTTGCCACT ATGATTAAGAAATTTGAGAACAAGGAG GAAAAAGAACAGATGGAG GCCACTGCTGTGCTTTCACAAAACCTTAGAGAGAAAGTGGATGCTATATCACTATGGCAGGACACCACACAACAGACAATTAAACAGCTGTCTACTAGTGTCACCAAACTGCCAGAGGAT CTGTATGCCTTGCAAGAGAAACAGAGTCTGATGAAGACGGACATGGACAGCCGATTTAACGCAGAATCAGACGCCAG AACAAAGGAATCAGAGATTCTAAAGGCAGAGATTCAAAACCTGAAGCAGAGACATGACCCACTGCCAGCCACCAAGTCCGACCTGGACAAT ATTGCTGCTGCCGCCTCGGCTGACCCCCAG GTGCAGGGCAGTGTTCGTAAGCTGGCAGACTCCATTCAGACCGTGAAAACAGTGCTTGGCATGAAGATACAGTCAGAACAGAAACTG AGAGTATCAGGATTAGAAAACCTGCAGGTTCAAGTGAACCAAGTTAAAGCAAATACTGGCATGAGCAACATCTATACTGGCCAGCCAGATTATCTACGTCAAGACAACGACCTTGACACTGGCCTTGGGTCTTGGGATGACCCCACACCCAACACTAGCTCTATGAAAAACCCTAGTTCTAGTGTAGACCAACACCCATCCACATCTAGGGATGAGGGGAAAGACAGCAACACTCAAATGGGCACAATTCCTGAAGGTGGGGAATCTAATAGAAAGACGCCTGTCTCTCCCATCAAAGGGGGTAAGAATAAAACTCCAACAAATAGCCGAACAGTTACACCTTCTAAGAGTAGAAATGTCACACCCACTCAGTCACGCAATAACACACCTACACAACCCTCTAGAAATGTCACACCCACTCAGTCACGCAATAACACACCTACACAACCCTCTAGAAATGTAACACCTAACACAGGCCGAAAAAACAGCCCAACTAAAAGCCCATCTCCCTCTACTGGCAAGAATGGTAACATTACCAACAGAAGTGGAAACAAGACAAACCGGGAAAATGGAAATGAAGCTACACAAGATGGAAACCAGACAGCCAATAATTTAGCCGATGTTTAG
- the LOC125668762 gene encoding golgin subfamily A member 6-like protein 26 isoform X16 — MQNSVLWKKLYHNPSQYVKPREATVLSARMPREVTPEDYRLEKGAKTDRPPVATQFPSRYGYLPEINSPRPPDKSLVPVNGRKASPAGFNPNYDLDADERIRQLEVRLNVAEKSNRALLEEVLRLQGDVKTTNRRNEEVLREEKGSRHNLESAMKINNELITQLSARIKDAEEKLSEEKTALSSLVNHTKGVEQAVKSSQNELIAKKDVQSQKLIEMRAEIEELQGTKNQLERICFSMADDIRTLKMKMDQQSSELGTVSSELKNKSKKLEDDNRNQLEALRKTSNVQSQSDQQTTQLRGQVETRLSELRDVLVDVRAKQESEINERRTLEQQMSKKIYELQQSLSEANRRRDEGMHSMDILLREKDHASQADKLNLTSKVADTVEDVNKKLLSKEIKIREEMQERYLQLERLIHQEQQTRRESERAMREDTERKFLTLKHTIEELNLDVKEQFKNEKVKTKDTISKLDESISIVEKQSAENRKQFEKVMGAEISQRKMHEASTVEKLASVNEKLQIATSSLQQSIGGITQAMSSQNEKLKREVRGLVMEQKEASTRAMTDLDARMGYMKTRMNDFEEKLEARVATMIKKFENKEEKEQMEATAVLSQNLREKVDAISLWQDTTQQTIKQLSTSVTKLPEDLYALQEKQSLMKTDMDSRFNAESDARTKESEILKAEIQNLKQRHDPLPATKSDLDNVQGSVRKLADSIQTVKTVLGMKIQSEQKLRVSGLENLQVQVNQVKANTGMSNIYTGQPDYLRQDNDLDTGLGSWDDPTPNTSSMKNPSSSVDQHPSTSRDEGKDSNTQMGTIPEGGESNRKTPVSPIKGGKNKTPTNSRTVTPSKSRNVTPTQSRNNTPTQPSRNVTPTQSRNNTPTQPSRNVTPNTGRKNSPTKSPSPSTGKNGNITNRSGNKTNRENGNEATQDGNQTANNLADV; from the exons ATGCAAAATAGTGTGTTGTGGAAAAAGCTTTATCACAACCCCTCCCAGTATGTTAAACCAAGGGAGGCCACGGTGTTGTCTGCACGAATGCCAAGGGAGGTCACTCCTGAAGACTACCGCTTGGAAAAGGGGGCGAAGACTGACAG GCCGCCTGTTGCCACACAGTTTCCATCCAGGTATGGGTATCTTCCCGAAATCAATTCCCCCAGACCTCCAGATAAAAGTCTTGTGCCAGTAAATGGCCGAAAAGCCAGCCCAGCTGGATTTAATCCAAACTATGACCTTGATGCAGATGAGCGGATTCGTCAGTTGGAGGTTCGTTTAAATGTAGCAGAAAAATCAAATCGAGCTCTTCTAGAGGAAGTGCTCAGACTGCAAGGTGATGTAAAGACTACAAATCGTAGAAATGAAGAAGTTCTACGTGAGGAAAAGGGCTCTCGACACAATCTGGAGTCAGCCATGAAAATAAACAACGAACTTATCACCCAGTTAAGTGCTAGAATCAAAGATGCAGAGGAGAAATTGTCAGAGGAGAAAACAGCCTTGTCATCACTTGTCAATCACACAAAAGGGGTGGAGCAAGCTGTTAAAAGTAGTCAGAATGAACTGATAGCCAAAAAAGATGTACAATCTCAAAA ACTTATCGAGATGAGGGCTGAGATTGAGGAATTGCAAGGAACCAAGAACCAGCTGGAACGAATTTGTTTCTCCATGGCTGATGACATCAGAACCCTGAAAATGAAAATGGATCAGCAATCATCAGAACTTGGCACAGTCTCATCTGAACTAAAAAATAAGTCCAAGAAACTAGAGGATGACAACAGAAATCAG CTGGAGGCATTGAGAAAAACATCTAATGTTCAATCCCAGTCTGACCAACAGACGACACAACTCCGGGGACAGGTGGAAACCAG GTTATCAGAGCTTAGAGATGTTCTGGTGGATGTCCGAGCCAAACAGGAGTCTGAAATCAACGAAAGGAGAACCTTGGAGCAGCAAATGTCAAAAAA AATCTATGAATTACAACAGTCGCTGAGTGAAGCCAATCGACGGCGAGACGAGGGCATGCATTCAATGGATATCTTACTGAGAGAGAAAGACCATGCCAGCCAGGCCGACAAACTCAATCTGACATCTAAAGTCGCAGACACCGTGGAGGATGTCAACAAAAAACTTCTGTCTAAGGAAATCAAAATCAGGGAAGAAATGCAGGAGAGATACCTACAGCTGGAAAGG CTGATACATCAAGAGCAACAGACCCGGCGAGAATCAGAAAGGGCGATGAGGGAGGACACTGAGAGGAAATTCCTGACGCTGAAGCACACCATCGAGGAACTGAATCTGGATGTCAAGGAACAGTTCAAG AATGAgaaagttaaaacaaaagacACAATATCAAAGTTAGATGAATCCATTTCGATTGTGGAAAAGCAATCTGCTGAAAACAGGAAGCAGTTTGAGAAAGTGATGGGTGCTGAAATTAGTCAAAG GAAAATGCATGAGGCAAGTACTGTGGAAAAGTTGGCCAGTGTCAATGAGAAATTACAGATTGCTACCTCTTCCCTTCAGCAGTCAATAGGGGGAATAACTCAGGCCATGTCAAGCCAGAATGAAAAG TTGAAGAGAGAGGTGCGAGGATTAGTTATGGAACAGAAGGAGGCCAGCACAAGAGCCATGACAGATCTGGACGCCAGGATGGGCTACATGAAGACGCGCATGAATGATTTCGAGGAGAAGCTGGAGGCCCGAGTTGCCACT ATGATTAAGAAATTTGAGAACAAGGAG GAAAAAGAACAGATGGAG GCCACTGCTGTGCTTTCACAAAACCTTAGAGAGAAAGTGGATGCTATATCACTATGGCAGGACACCACACAACAGACAATTAAACAGCTGTCTACTAGTGTCACCAAACTGCCAGAGGAT CTGTATGCCTTGCAAGAGAAACAGAGTCTGATGAAGACGGACATGGACAGCCGATTTAACGCAGAATCAGACGCCAG AACAAAGGAATCAGAGATTCTAAAGGCAGAGATTCAAAACCTGAAGCAGAGACATGACCCACTGCCAGCCACCAAGTCCGACCTGGACAAT GTGCAGGGCAGTGTTCGTAAGCTGGCAGACTCCATTCAGACCGTGAAAACAGTGCTTGGCATGAAGATACAGTCAGAACAGAAACTG AGAGTATCAGGATTAGAAAACCTGCAGGTTCAAGTGAACCAAGTTAAAGCAAATACTGGCATGAGCAACATCTATACTGGCCAGCCAGATTATCTACGTCAAGACAACGACCTTGACACTGGCCTTGGGTCTTGGGATGACCCCACACCCAACACTAGCTCTATGAAAAACCCTAGTTCTAGTGTAGACCAACACCCATCCACATCTAGGGATGAGGGGAAAGACAGCAACACTCAAATGGGCACAATTCCTGAAGGTGGGGAATCTAATAGAAAGACGCCTGTCTCTCCCATCAAAGGGGGTAAGAATAAAACTCCAACAAATAGCCGAACAGTTACACCTTCTAAGAGTAGAAATGTCACACCCACTCAGTCACGCAATAACACACCTACACAACCCTCTAGAAATGTCACACCCACTCAGTCACGCAATAACACACCTACACAACCCTCTAGAAATGTAACACCTAACACAGGCCGAAAAAACAGCCCAACTAAAAGCCCATCTCCCTCTACTGGCAAGAATGGTAACATTACCAACAGAAGTGGAAACAAGACAAACCGGGAAAATGGAAATGAAGCTACACAAGATGGAAACCAGACAGCCAATAATTTAGCCGATGTTTAG